The following nucleotide sequence is from Alkalihalobacillus sp. LMS39.
TTCCATAAATGTTGGGTCATATGTATGCTCGTCTTTAATGATAGCAAATGGTTGTAATGCGTGTAAAAATGCAAGTAGTTCCCCAATTTGCCGTTCAGATATTTTAGTGTGGTTAAACACAACAATTGTATCGACACACTCGATTTGCTCGGTTATTTTTTCACCTAATGTATAGTCGAGCTCTTCCCCATATTGTTGCTTTATAACATGTTCAGAAAAATAACTAAACCAAAAGTCTTTCGCATCAATGATGTGAAGATGTTTTAGGTTTGTTGAAGGAAGATACTCTACAATTAAATGAATGTCAGAGAGTGGATGAACATCAACAATAATATGATGAATAGAATTACGTGATGATAAGTCATCAAAAATAGAAGATAACGTCTCATAATGATTCACTTCTATATGGTGATTAACTTCGCCAATAAAGCGAGATAAAGGGAAGAAATCACCTTCTTTTTCAACCACTTGAACTGAATTTGGTCTAAATAAAATTGTGAAGCATTGGTCGAAATAACTTTGTTGTAGTATTTCAATGACTTTCCTTTTTTGCTTCGCATTACTTCCCGTTAATAGTGTAAGTGATGTTTGTGTTGTCAACGAGTCCACACCCTTTTTGACGAAATAGGGGAAACAATCGTTTCCTTACCAACTTGATTTTTTAACACCTGGAATT
It contains:
- a CDS encoding GTP-binding protein: MTTQTSLTLLTGSNAKQKRKVIEILQQSYFDQCFTILFRPNSVQVVEKEGDFFPLSRFIGEVNHHIEVNHYETLSSIFDDLSSRNSIHHIIVDVHPLSDIHLIVEYLPSTNLKHLHIIDAKDFWFSYFSEHVIKQQYGEELDYTLGEKITEQIECVDTIVVFNHTKISERQIGELLAFLHALQPFAIIKDEHTYDPTFMENRKGFAGARSHHMLFDMQKKQAISRCNVRFLYDFGISTFLFTRDDPIDFSRLEQFLITLPAEVFRMKGKYVDSDTKETTFISQVGSSVQVETIVTQEKKHLPYLSEFLFIGSEIDVEQLTTKLNECFTENVANQRKQL